The proteins below come from a single Pichia kudriavzevii chromosome 2, complete sequence genomic window:
- a CDS encoding uncharacterized protein (PKUD0B11050; similar to Saccharomyces cerevisiae YAL043C (PTA1); ancestral locus Anc_7.28): MDEAHRQIDQIDEAAKLAFANNDYFLQIFDTILAVSLAQPITSNKLQSKCLTFFHRSFYEKQIPLQQRQENCHKLLPLLNRFIINDENFIHINRLNYSLIQKSIEIFSSVYDLLFQHLISNPDVQLWNQITILKDFLIKNWNTSYPLLPTNPKSDINRSLGCKISIVQTFKKIIVTQLPPPPNIDPENDSDISIAKVPKNHPFLYNSSLNNQSHLLIDSLLNLLGGDSLLSTSFFAAIITNLMSIFRKRPNFISNKIMNFILAYESQFKSSSKFEKNNLKIQLIKRFNDRIDKILMSLLLNKGFIEKDPPLKSRFSNKLSFITEMQNKQKKRGILSIEEESDSEETPNKRRKIDPTFYYDESKVVKQENFRSLYKLTTDEDIEDISNISADNLNKLIIESISKVDANRLNYGLEIIISRYLDLYKRFEFRENKLKESEKAKCDEIAKKELEQKLKAASSSTSSATATNAAAVTAAAAISKPSNFIDDDYDPSAEKSEGKKHVIDEDDENFDDSDFDLDFDMKNEKYELPEPKSLDPKAKVKQVELLVDNLIKRSNDGKKWVRYLSRLATRGTNINDEIANYIRDQLFTVFKNNIKSHIDDLVEWLNEEYYTQFIVHRDSIDHVETSSYLKYTTLVLDYLIPFLEISDRTIFIRLLSELPYLDYSLISKLKSICLDPLRSKLGFQPILYLIMFRPPVFDTCIKVVEELYKDAINKNNEQLKNESENILKKYKPDSITNST, from the coding sequence ATGGACGAAGCCCACCGGCAAATTGATCAGATCGACGAAGCTGCAAAGCTCGCCTTTGCTAATAATGACTATTTTCTACAAATATTTGATACAATTTTGGCAGTCTCATTGGCTCAACCTATAACTTCAAACAAACTACAATCGAAATGCTtgactttttttcatcGTTCATTTTATGAAAAACAGATTCCCTTACAACAGCGTCAAGAAAATTGCCATAAACTATTACCCTTATTAAATAGATTTATTataaatgatgaaaatttcaTTCATATTAATAGACTGAATTATTCTTTaattcaaaaatcaattgaaattttctcttctgTTTATGACTTGCTGTTTCAGCACCTAATATCAAACCCGGATGTTCAATTGTGGAATCAAATAACAATTTTAAAGGACTTTCTGATTAAAAATTGGAACACCTCCTACCCTTTATTACCAACAAATCCTAAATCAGACATAAATAGATCTTTAGGGTGTAAAATTTCAATCGTCCAAACGTTCAAGAAAATTATAGTCACCCAGTTGCCACCACCTCCGAATATAGATCCAGAGAATGACTCAGATATATCCATTGCAAAAGTTCCAAAAAACCATCCATTCCTTTATAATTCTTCACTAAACAATCAGTCACACCTATTGATTGATTCGTTATTAAACTTGTTGGGTGGTGATTCTCTTCTATCGACATCGTTCTTTGCTGCAATAATAACTAATTTAATGTCAATTTTTAGGAAAAGGCCTAATTTTAtatcaaataaaataatgAACTTTATCTTGGCTTATGAATCACAGTTtaaatcatcttcaaaatttgaaaaaaacaacttAAAAATTCAACTCATCAAAAGATTTAATGATAGAATAGATAAAATATTAATGTCTTTGCTGCTTAATAAAGGTTTTATTGAGAAAGATCCACCTTTGAAGTCAAGATTCTCAAATAAGCTGTCTTTTATTACTGAGATGCAAAATaaacagaagaaaagaggaaTATTAAGTATAGAAGAGGAAAGTGATAGCGAGGAAACCCCAAATAAGCGTAGAAAGATAGATCCGACCTTCTATTATGATGAGTCTAAAGTTGTCAAACAAGAGAATTTTAGATCTTTATATAAGCTGACAACCGATGAAGACATTGAAgatatttcaaatataaGTGCTGATAATTTGAACAAACTAATAATTGAGTCAATTTCTAAAGTTGATGCAAATAGATTAAATTATGGATTAGAAATCATTATTTCAAGATATCTTGATTTATATAAAAGGTTCGAATTTAGGGAAAATAAGCTAAAGGAATCGGAGAAGGCTAAATGTGATGAAATAGCCAAAAAGGAATTGGAACAGAAACTTAAAGCAGCATCTTCTAGTACGTCTTCTGCTACTGCGACAAATGCAGCTGCTGTGACAGCAGCTGCAGCAATCTCTAAACCGTCTAACTTTATagatgatgattatgatcCTAGCGCTGAAAAATCCGAAGGTAAAAAAcatgttattgatgaagatgacgaaaACTTCGATGATTCTGACTTTGATCTCGACTTTGACATGAAAAACGAGAAATATGAGCTGCCAGAACCAAAATCACTTGATCCAAAGGCAAAAGTGAAGCAGGTTGAACTTTTGGTAGATAATTTGATCAAAAGGTCAAATGACGGCAAAAAGTGGGTAAGATATCTATCAAGATTGGCAACTAGAGGTACAAATATTAACGatgaaattgcaaattATATAAGAGACCAGCTTTTTACAGTCTTCAAGAATAACATCAAATCTCATATTGACGATCTAGTTGAATGGTTAAATGAAGAATACTATACTCAGTTTATTGTTCATCGAGATTCAATCGATCACGTAGAAACTTCTTCTTATCTGAAGTATACAACTCTTGTGTTAGATTATTTGATTCCATTCCTTGAAATCTCTGATCGTACAATTTTTATTAGATTGCTAAGTGAACTGCCATATCTTGATTATTCCTTAATCAGCAAACTGAAGTCGATCTGTCTTGACCCACTTCGTTCTAAATTAGGCTTTCAGCCtattctttatttgattaTGTTCAGGCCTCCTGTTTTTGATACCTGCATCAAAGTTGTTGAGGAATTGTACAAGGATGCCATTAATAAAAACAACGAGCAACTAAAGAATGAATCTGAAAATATACTAAAGAAATATAAACCTGATTCTATCACTAACTCTACATAA
- a CDS encoding uncharacterized protein (PKUD0B11040; similar to Saccharomyces cerevisiae YDL030W (PRP9); ancestral locus Anc_3.160) produces the protein MYTELEHKRQLIEDLELIEHAVIKRIRHNPQIYKPRDTRLNHDVLIENPKIDESITLLQQHEVQKLLDKYEAERKVLLELLNDEDSILHDLKVLKDPQFENGIFTRFVEECLSIEPSTTEIKDHEIYDMFSSNSAYPEIKKKIKSLENMEIPEDDKQFKRLVKQHQKKTKTDKFNILCSYASDLKLSKIVTSSERNGKRLDLKSSYSEFLTLPRFKPLNEIPKYKHYLKSLGLRDINVRIETPEYFNYLKRLSDYLNGYIQRAYPLVLPLTDNSRQTQLERNTCLACNKKFKLQTTYDAHLKGKKHKKNMEKFKPVLELENEINRLLSILQKQLDETINEVERIELLTVRERELEKNNKQIQSDIISLHSIYGDPSLNIDISDDENDDDDLVTGIEVDGQRIPFWLYKLKGLGHEFKCEICLGVYHGRASYLRHFQEQSHTDSLKDLGVVYGFEQFKGIETKEGVLKLWDTIKRKKMEETAFLEEVEEVEDEEGNAMSTKVYELLKKQGLL, from the coding sequence ATGTACACAGAGTTAGAGCACAAAAGGCAActtattgaagatttagAATTGATAGAACATGCAGTTATCAAGCGTATCAGACATAATCCTCAAATATATAAACCGAGAGACACAAGGTTAAATCATGATGTGTTAATTGAAAATCCAAAGATTGACGAATCTATAACATTACTACAGCAGCATGAAGTTCAAAAACTACTAGATAAGTATGAGGCTGAACGCAAAGTGTTGCTAGAGTTGCTGAATGATGAGGACTCAATCCTTCatgatttgaaagttttgaagGACCCCCAGTTCGAAAATGGCATATTTACCAGGTTTGTAGAAGAATGTCTCTCTATCGAACCTTCCACTACAGAAATAAAAGACCATGAAATTTATGACATGTTCTCGAGTAATTCTGCTTATCCAgaaattaagaaaaaaattaaaagtCTTGAAAATATGGAAATTCCAGAAGATGATAAGCAATTCAAAAGATTGGTCAAGCAGCAtcagaagaaaacaaagacagACAAATTTAACATTTTATGTTCCTATGCAAGTGATCTCAAACTATCTAAAATAGTCACATCTTCAGAAAGGAATGGGAAACGATTAGACTTGAAGTCATCGTATAGCGAGTTCTTGACATTGCCAAGATTTAAGCCATTAAATGAAATCCCCAAGTATAAACATTACCTAAAGTCACTTGGGTTAAGGGACATCAATGTACGTATTGAAACCCCGgaatatttcaattatCTGAAGAGGCTTTCTGATTACCTTAATGGCTATATCCAACGTGCCTATCCATTAGTTTTACCATTAACAGACAACTCGAGACAAACACAACTCGAACGAAACACCTGTTTAGCATGTAATAAGAAGTTCAAACTACAAACAACATATGATGCACATCTGAAAGGTAAAAAACATAAGAAGAACatggaaaaattcaaaccaGTGTTAGAATTAGAAAACGAGATCAATCGGTTGCTGTCTATTTTACAGAAACAATTGGATGAGACCATTAATGAGgttgaaagaattgaattATTAACCGTACGAGAACGAGAGCTTGAGAAGAATAATAAACAAATACAATCAGATATTATTTCATTGCATTCGATTTACGGAGACCCTTCGTTGAATATAGACatttctgatgatgaaaatgatgatgatgaccTTGTTACAGGTATCGAAGTGGACGGTCAGAGGATTCCATTTTGGCTATATAAATTGAAAGGATTGGGTCATGAATTCAAATGCGAAATATGTTTAGGTGTTTATCATGGACGGGCGTCATACCTACGCCATTTCCAAGAGCAATCTCACACtgattctttgaaggatttAGGCGTTGTGTATGGATTCGAACAATTCAAAGGTATCGAAACGAAGGAAGGTGTATTGAAGTTATGGGATACTATAAAGCGCAAAAAAATGGAGGAAACTGCATTTTTGgaggaagttgaagaggtagaagatgaagaaggtaATGCGATGAGTACCAAGGTCTATGAATTACTAAAGAAACAAGGGTTATTATAA
- a CDS encoding uncharacterized protein (PKUD0B11080; similar to Saccharomyces cerevisiae YKR006C (MRPL13); ancestral locus Anc_2.516): MFPVRSTLRQARQFSSTSRSLSVLDYFKFFKKKTPSNTPQPKQTAQVIEEVKNNQDKITSEAEIEIIGKKNPRYYDEEVIAENLKGFSEKYWIQGQSIKQGDVSELLASIFNQHKVTPDDKPIDNLYLRFAIFKAVQERFGVFIPDSKFTFLDSYAQFESTLQNLLDPALKTTKKNEFQPDAVDFNLEEFKGTNVHITKHVFKSEKEKKYAELLEKAKLEEEKSLENYKSSNSTSSV, from the coding sequence ATGTTCCCCGTACGCTCCACACTCCGTCAAGCTCGTCAGTTTTCCTCTACGTCTCGCTCTCTCTCGGTGTTGGACTActtcaagttcttcaagaagaagaccCCAAGCAACACTCCTCAACCAAAGCAAACCGCTCAAGTCATTGAGGAAGTTAAAAATAATCAGGACAAGATAACATCCGAAGCAGAGATTGAAATCATTGGTAAGAAAAACCCACGGTACTACGACGAAGAAGTCATTGCAGAGAACCTGAAGGGGTTCAgtgaaaaatattggatTCAAGGCCAATCTATAAAACAGGGTGATGTTTCAGAGTTGTTGGCATCCATATTCAACCAACATAAAGTCACCCCTGATGATAAACCAATTGATAACTTATACCTTAGATTTGCTATCTTTAAAGCAGTACAAGAAAGGTTCGGCGTCTTTATTCCAGATTCAAAATTCACCTTTCTAGATTCTTACGCTCAATTCGAATCGACTCTACAGAATTTGCTCGATCCTGCCCTGAAAACCACAAAAAAGAACGAATTCCAGCCAGATGCAGTTGACTTCAACCTCGAGGAGTTTAAAGGTACTAATGTCCACATCACAAAACATGTATTCAAATctgaaaaggagaagaaataTGCTGAGTTGTTGGAGAAGGCTAAActtgaagaggaaaaatCTCTGGAAAACTATAAGTCTTCTAACTCGACTTCCTCCGTTTGA
- a CDS encoding uncharacterized protein (PKUD0B11070; similar to Saccharomyces cerevisiae YOR283W; ancestral locus Anc_8.745) yields MTVYVVRHGETDWNIIKRLQGHLDVPLNDTGRMQARKLGEYLKEHPQEYNITRIVSSDLTRCRETASLINVNKLPIEYTNTLRERHMGPVEGMLLAEAKKIFGDQFKQQGETEQEMLARVTCKIDEICATSAPGGGDTLVVTHGGVIRALGGHYPLAATAKKGTAERVGGRVGNTSITALERGEIIFYAERPHLVFEEKAGLIPEEIDDGYR; encoded by the coding sequence ATGACTGTGTACGTAGTTCGACACGGAGAAACAGACTGGAACATCATCAAGAGGCTCCAGGGCCATTTGGACGTCCCGCTGAACGACACGGGGCGGATGCAGGCCCGCAAACTAGGTGAGTATCTGAAAGAACATCCCCAAGAGTACAATATTACACGTATTGTATCGAGCGATCTCACAAGGTGTAGGGAGACGGCATCTCTGATCAACGTGAACAAGCTCCCCATTGAATACACCAATACATTACGGGAACGACACATGGGCCCCGTTGAAGGGATGCTACTAGCCGaggcaaagaaaattttCGGGGACCAGTTTAAACAACAGGGCGAAACTGAGCAGGAGATGCTGGCGCGTGTTACCTGCAAGATAGACGAGATCTGTGCTACCAGTGCGCCGGGCGGTGGGGACACGTTGGTGGTGACCCACGGCGGGGTTATACGTGCGCTGGGGGGGCATTACCCTCTGGCTGCTACTGCAAAGAAGGGCACTGCGGAACGGGTGGGGGGCCGAGTGGGTAACACGTCCATCACTGCGCTGGAGCGCGGAGAGATTATTTTTTATGCGGAAAGGCCACATTTAGTTTTCGAAGAAAAGGCAGGCCTAATTCCAGAGGAGATAGATGATGGGTACAGGTAG
- a CDS encoding uncharacterized protein (PKUD0B11020): MMFDFIWYLLSPFTMISFPSSRGNDHSKGNDINIGAVNNSKNNNNIGNSGNSAVSSQPNFKFDKPTLKSVNIPYYFQGENEDSIALQIKSMFYVYHRFKISRLQPFLKYNDMNDQMDFDYFYPTYDMQPNHMKKSTEKVILNDKLDTIYNVHHFKSQLLNDPYRVLFDYVKNKFRSLLIISDYPNDISDVPTLYPSSYRFLVLKPNDPVDRYIEVLVRQSGIYSEHKVSRSKRVELLLKIISKQRKISNPDNEENFEFSRDDRSNIIRLYVQRLALHVQIHRLFKATLKSKERERKNNLHRFTHEKNIQSYKSLTSERSRLHLIPGSSPIKGGNNDAITIMDINDSCVNNSTDNLYYSDTADSQASSSTSSINFTKLFTHEEKEVFYEQSKMAVRIRIERERSSLLF; this comes from the coding sequence ATGATGTTTGACTTTATTTGGTATTTATTGTCACCCTTTACAATGATTTCGTTCCCTTCATCAAGAGGTAATGATCACTCAAAAGGGAATGATATAAATATCGGGGCAGTTAATAAcagcaaaaacaacaacaacattgGTAATAGTGGCAATTCTGCTGTAAGTTCACAACCTAACTTTAAGTTTGACAAGCCAACTCTAAAGTCTGTAAACATAccttattattttcaaggtGAAAATGAGGATTCAATAGCATTACAAATTAAGTCTATGTTTTATGTTTATCATAGATTCAAGATTTCTCGATTACAACCTTTTCTAAAATACAATGATATGAACGACCAAATGgattttgattatttttatcCAACCTATGATATGCAACCCAATCATATGAAAAAATCTACCGAAAAAGTCATTTTGAATGACAAGCTTGATACCATCTACAATGTACATCATTTCAAATCCCAGTTATTGAATGATCCGTACAGAGTCCTATTTGATTACGTCAAAAACAAGTTTAGATCTTTACTGATAATATCTGATTATCCAAATGATATAAGCGATGTACCAACTTTGTATCCATCTTCCTACAGGTTTTTGGTATTGAAGCCTAATGATCCAGTGGATAGATACATTGAGGTGCTAGTTCGGCAGTCTGGTATTTACAGCGAACATAAAGTTAGTAGGAGCAAGAGGGTTGAACTATTACTGAAgataatttcaaaacaaagaaaaatttcGAATCCTGATAATGAGgaaaattttgagtttAGTAGAGATGATAGATCGAACATAATAAGACTTTATGTTCAAAGGTTGGCATTACATGTGCAAATACATAGGCTATTCAAAGCCACTCTAAAGTCTAAGGAGAGAGAACGAAAGAATAATTTGCATAGGTTTACccatgaaaaaaacatccAATCCTATAAGAGCCTTACATCGGAAAGATCCCGGTTGCATCTCATTCCAGGATCGTCGCCGATAAAAGGAGGAAACAATGATGCCATTACAATCATGGATATAAATGATTCATGCGTGAACAATTCAACTGACAACTTATACTATTCTGACACTGCAGACTCTCAAGCTTCAAGCAGCACAAGTAGCATTAATTTCACAAAACTTTTTACtcatgaagaaaaggaggTGTTTTATGAGCAAAGTAAAATGGCTGTTAGGATTAGAATAGAGAGAGAAAGGAGCTCTTTGTTATTCTAA
- a CDS encoding uncharacterized protein (PKUD0B11030; similar to Saccharomyces cerevisiae YHR041C (SRB2); ancestral locus Anc_5.299), with protein sequence MVTAVLFVNNASPTTITQFHDMIMNQLPETLPSWEFELGIFLNNKFSKPLTTEPNQVPNRYMYTLQLSYLNEEGGNKMISIINNHKSVVTCVPNSTNILSSLESFTTKGLNYYRDDEPKDSNAEAKDHSEDVKDVEMSGIEHQITNQSTAISPLTDIDDDLLFSNHEAKSLGEMKRRKKLLKHIQNGCCNNLHPQTKENLEFMLVSRLQSLWTLKQTIRGQSGLGYILNAELEEDITQAEPNNSTKASTNESGKTKTSEKFKLRTINCLLHGLFKGFLIEIEHLDEEMEKLEIDNELKNIPETERKNKLIMRFTRSIAMIKSLISTYNFPDGNLCFNVLSDSKLDYLSDLCQQYCDALQM encoded by the coding sequence ATGGTTACCGCAGTTCTGTTTGTCAACAATGCATCACCGACGACAATAACGCAGTTTCACGACATGATAATGAATCAATTACCGGAAACTCTACCATCATGGGAATTTGAGCTTGGTATTTTCTTGAATAATAAATTCAGCAAACCATTGACAACAGAACCCAACCAAGTTCCGAATCGATATATGTATACTTTGCAATTATCATATTTAAATGAGGAAGGAGGAAACAAAATGATAAGTATCATAAATAATCACAAAAGTGTAGTGACCTGTGTTCCTAACTCGACGAATATTCTATCCAGTTTGGAATCCTTCACCACTAAAGGACTAAATTATTATAGGGATGACGAACCTAAGGACTCAAACGCTGAGGCAAAGGATCATAGTGAGGATGTCAAAGATGTTGAGATGTCAGGCATAGAGCATCAAATTACAAATCAAAGCACTGCAATATCACCATTAACAGATATAGATGATGATTTACTTTTCAGTAATCATGAGGCAAAATCACTTGGCGAGATGAAAAGGCGTAAGAAGCTGCTCAAGCATATACAAAATGGGTGCTGTAATAACTTACATCCCCAGACAAAAGAGAATCTAGAATTCATGCTAGTTTCAAGATTACAAAGCTTATGGACATTAAAACAGACAATTCGTGGTCAAAGTGGATTAGGTTATATTTTGAATGCCGAGCTTGAGGAAGATATAACTCAAGCTGAACCTAATAATAGCACAAAAGCTAGTACCAACGAATCAGGAAAAACTAAAACGTCAGAAAAGTTCAAGCTAAGAACTATAAACTGTCTATTGCATGGATTATTTAAGGGGTTCttaattgaaattgaacacCTTGATgaggaaatggaaaaattgGAGATTGACAACGAATTAAAAAATATTCCTGAAACtgagagaaaaaacaaattgattatGAGGTTCACTAGAAGTATAGCAATGAttaaatctttgatttcaaccTACAATTTTCCAGATGGTAATTTATGCTTTAACGTCTTAAGTGATTCTAAGTTGGACTATCTAAGTGACTTATGCCAACAGTATTGTGATGCGCTACAGATGTGA
- a CDS encoding uncharacterized protein (PKUD0B11090; Pfam Domains: CBS(1.2e-39)|PB1(3.7e-08)), with the protein MSFSTKDTVLSLNPSSPLLCSPETTIQEAAMEMVNSHDTYMLVTSPNGELQGIFTAKDLAFRVVGSKLNFNSPVSEIMTANPICAKRETIAGDALKLMVLKQFRHLPIIDNDGSIIGVLDITRCYKDAMKKLEKMYEESQKLHQVMDTVNKELGNQNYMFTYFENLRKLLNGPCLKEVLCEKTRVVFCDGDSNVYDACMLMKKWKTTAVLIKNLANNKEIYGIFTSKDVVSRVISKGLTPEECLVKDVMTLHPECADWNISINSALKKMFEGKYLNLPVVDDKDQDIVGTVDIIRLTNFTLNQIQTMEMIQDEEDDLEDDLEDVLEEDEGVIKEEEGHEIAIVVEEEKEEEDGGNGDYDVSMQEMNEFDVGVGKRRRRKINFDNVYFFKFNIDGEMRRVSYRPSEGFKRFEKMLQKEVESSGRIQISYTDEDEDEIFIHTDKDLRDCIFSKCKLGEEKIEIHVHKKTAVGGNGGGLLLPVALFTLSATIIGVFTISRMNK; encoded by the coding sequence ATGTCGTTTAGTACAAAGGATACTGTTCTTTCATTAAATCCTTCATCTCCATTGCTGTGTTCTCCTGAAACAACCATTCAGGAGGCGGCAATGGAAATGGTCAATTCTCACGACACGTACATGTTGGTTACCTCACCAAATGGTGAACTGCAAGGCATTTTTACGGCCAAAGATTTGGCATTTCGGGTTGTCGGCTCAAAGCTGAATTTCAATAGTCCAGTTTCTGAAATCATGACTGCAAATCCAATATGTGCTAAGCGAGAGACGATTGCGGGCGATgcattgaaattgatggttTTGAAGCAATTTAGGCATTTACCGATTATTGACAATGATGGGAGCATAATTGGTGTCTTAGATATAACCCGGTGTTATAAGGATgcaatgaaaaaactagaaaAGATGTACGAGGAATCACAGAAATTGCATCAAGTCATGGACACGGTGAATAAAGAATTGGGCAACCAAAATTATATGTTTACatactttgaaaatttaaGAAAGCTATTGAATGGACCATGCTTAAAGGAAGTCTTATGTGAGAAAACTAGGGTTGTGTTTTGCGATGGGGATTCAAATGTCTACGATGCTTGCAtgttaatgaaaaaatggaaaacaaCTGCAGTTTTAATCAAGAATTTGGCCAATAATAAGGAGATTTATGGTATATTCACCAGTAAAGATGTTGTAAGTAGAGTGATATCTAAAGGTTTAACACCTGAAGAATGCCTAGTAAAGGATGTTATGACGCTGCATCCAGAATGTGCAGATTGGAACATCTCTATAAACAGTGCTTTAAAAAAGATGTTTGAAGGTAAGTATCTCAATTTGCCCGTGGTCGATGATAAGGATCAAGATATTGTTGGCACTGTCGACATTATACGTTTAACTAATTTTACACTGAATCAGATTCAAACAATGGAAATGATCCaagatgaggaagatgatCTGGAAGATGATTTGGAAGATGTGcttgaagaagacgaaGGGGTAAtaaaagaggaagaggGACATGAAATTGCGATAGTggttgaagaggaaaaggaagaggaggatgGAGGGAATGGCGATTATGATGTTAGCATGCAAGAAATGAATGAGTTCgatgttggtgttggtaaacggagaagaagaaagatcAACTTTGACAATgtctattttttcaagttcaacatTGATGGGGAAATGCGTCGTGTTAGCTATAGACCTAGTGAAGGTTTCAAGAGGTTTGAAAAGATGTTGCAAAAGGAAGTTGAGTCTAGTGGGAGGATACAAATATCATACAccgatgaagatgaagatgagatTTTTATTCACACAGATAAAGATTTGCGAGACTGTATCTTTTCCAAATGCAAGCTTGGTGAggaaaagattgaaattCATGTCCATAAAAAGACAGCTGTTGGTGGAAATGGTGGTGGGCTACTTTTACCTGTTGCATTATTTACCCTTTCAGCAACAATTATTGGGGTATTTACAATTAGTAGaatgaataaataa
- a CDS encoding uncharacterized protein (PKUD0B11060; similar to Saccharomyces cerevisiae YPL178W (CBC2); ancestral locus Anc_6.171) codes for MSHLREFDSFHFTSAANRLDRPSLYLIKRARRDELSGYEKLKASLTSATVYVGHLTLNTTEEQIYELFSTVGPVERVIMGLNAHDQSPTGFCFVIFKSPKGALNAVKYINKTKLNGKAIEIDLDPGFEDGRQYGRGENGAQKASMQRRNNRFNTKRGRGGYRGRGGRSGRGGRDRARNGMDNTGYQGNYQFPHQYQQQQPLQQQYNEYQSQYNQYPPQQYPQQYAPPHHQQQYDYNQYQQYPNNQYPPY; via the coding sequence ATGAGTCATTTGAGAGAGTTTGATAGCTTCCATTTCACTTCTGCCGCTAATAGGTTAGACAGACCGTCGTTGTATCTCATCAAAAGGGCCAGAAGAGACGAACTGTCTGGTTATGAGAAACTCAAGGCTTCATTGACTTCGGCCACGGTGTATGTTGGCCATTTGACGCTCAACACTACAGAGGAGCAGATCTACGAACTGTTCTCCACCGTGGGTCCTGTAGAGAGAGTCATCATGGGACTAAATGCTCATGACCAGTCACCAACGGGATTTTgctttgttattttcaaatctccAAAGGGGGCATTGAACGCAGTCAAGTAtatcaacaaaaccaaactCAACGGGAAGGCTATTGAAATTGACCTCGACCCAGGATTTGAGGATGGTCGGCAATATGGTCGGGGTGAAAACGGTGCTCAAAAGGCTTCCATGCAGAGGAGAAACAACAGATTCAACACCAAGAGAGGAAGAGGTGGTTACAGAGGAAGAGGCGGTAGAAGCGGTAGAGGCGGTCGAGATAGAGCCAGAAATGGTATGGACAACACCGGTTACCAGGGAAACTACCAATTTCCCCATCAATatcagcaacagcaaccactacaacaacaatataaTGAATATCAATCCCAATATAACCAATATCCTCCTCAACAATATCCACAACAATACGCCCCACCACATCACCAACAGCAGTATGATTACAATCAGTATCAGCAGTATCCAAACAATCAGTATCCTCCCTATTAA